From a region of the Calliphora vicina chromosome 4, idCalVici1.1, whole genome shotgun sequence genome:
- the LOC135957322 gene encoding coiled-coil domain-containing protein 86, with product MTNENNEQPTASEASTTSNQQTNKTIEKLKKPKTIKKPENAIPRGQPKSNRPWKTPKEKFSSVKKTQPRLTFEKKMELRNEMRAIKEKSRELKEARKEAAVAKHQRRIENAERRLANERRAEVVQVIKNPSKLKRMKKKQMRLIQKRDLSEVKFV from the exons ATGACCAATGAAAATAATGAACAACCTACCGCAAGTGAAGCGTCAACTACATCAAATCAACAGACAAATAAAACTATTGAGAAATTGAAAAAGCCAAAAACTATAAAGAAGCCAGAAAATGCAATTCCCCGTGGCCAGCCCAAATCGAACCGGCCATGGAAAACACCTAAAGAAAA ATTTTCTTCTGTGAAAAAAACTCAGCCTCGTTTgacatttgaaaagaaaatggaACTTCGCAATGAAATGCGTGCCATCAAAGAAAAATCGCGTGAATTGAAGGAGGCACGCAAAGAAGCTGCTGTAGCTAAACATCAACGTCGCATTGAAAACGCCGAAAGACGTTTGGCCAATGAACGACGTGCTGAAGTAGTACAAGTTATTAAGAATCCATCTAAATTGAAACGCATGAAGAAGAAGCAAATGCGTCTTATACAAAAGCGTGATTTAAGTGAGGTAAAATTTGTATGA